The following proteins come from a genomic window of Trifolium pratense cultivar HEN17-A07 linkage group LG4, ARS_RC_1.1, whole genome shotgun sequence:
- the LOC123881612 gene encoding uncharacterized protein LOC123881612, which yields MSTVAASTSSVAVSLTASAVSSVTAPAKSDFHPALAVTNIKNCIPFVLEMEKDHYSMWAELFEIHARAHKVIDHIIPQPGKEKPAPTDANFEMWTTLDSTVLQWIYSTISFDLLTTILEKGSTAMAAWNRLAGIFEDNQNSRAVALEQDFSSTRMEDFPNVSAYCQRLKQLSDQLKNVGAPVSENRLVLQIVSGLSEPYRGVATLIRQSRILPSFYEARSMLILEESGLAKMHSTSPSTALHTAVSRDSNDSSQQRSNRRQNNRSSSGRNRNNQTRTGGRGQRGGSRFDSPSWTSQPWQQSQYPPWSPWGWTPPPWSVPPCPYPTSQWTRPTAPSRQPGILGQRPQAHTATAPPAATDIAGAMHTMSLTPPDSMWYMDTGASSHTAASQDGDSSHEM from the exons ATGTCTACCGTCGCTGCATCAACATCCTCTGTCGCCGTCTCTTTAACAGCATCCGCAGTTTCCTCCGTTACTGCTCCGGCGAAATCTGATTTTCATCCGGCCCTTGCCGTCACCAACATCAAAAATTGCATTCCCTTTGTGCTAGAAATGGAAAAGGATCACTACAGTATGTGGGCTGAACTGTTTGAAATTCATGCTCGTGCCCACAAGGTTATCGATCACATCATTCCTCAACCAGGCAAGGAAAAACCAGCGCCCACCGATGCCAATTTTGAAATGTGGACAACTCTTGATTCCACGGTTCTTCAATGGATTTATTCAACAATCTCCTTTGATCTACTTACCACTATTTTGGAAAAAGGATCCACCGCTATGGCTGCTTGGAACCGTTTGGCTGGAATCTTCGAAGACAATCAAAATTCTCGTGCCGTTGCCCTCGAACAGGATTTTTCATCTACTCGCATGGAGGACTTTCCTAATGTCTCTGCCTATTGTCAGCGCCTTAAGCAACTCTCTGATCAATTGAAGAACGTTGGAGCACCAGTCAGCGAAAATCGTTTGGTCCTTCAAATAGTGTCCGGACTGTCTGAGCCATACCGTGGCGTTGCCACCTTGATTCGCCAGAGCAGAATCCTACCTTCATTTTACGAAGCACGCTCTATGCTCATCTTGGAGGAATCCGGCTTGGCAAAAATGCACAGTACTAGCCCTTCCACTGCATTGCATACCGCCGTTTCACGAGACTCAAATGACTCCTCCCAGCAACGCTCCAACCGTCGTCAGAACAACCGCTCTAGTTCAGGCCGCAACCGCAACAACCAGACTCGCACCGGAGGGCGTGGACAACGCGGTGGTTCTCGCTTTGATAGTCCTTCATGGACCTCTCAGCCATGGCAACAGTCCCAGTATCCACCCTGGTCACCTTGGGGTTGGACTCCACCTCCTTGGAGTGTGCCTCCATGCCCCTATCCCACATCACAATGGACTCGTCCCACCGCTCCTTCGAGACAACCAGGCATCCTAGGTCAGCGCCCTCAGGCCCACACCGCCACGGCTCCCCCAGCCGCCACTGATATTGCAGGTGCTATGCACACCATGTCTCTCACTCCTCCAGATAGCATGTGGTACATGGACACTGGAGCATCGTCCCATACAGCAGCATCTCAAG ACGGGGACTCCTCTCATGAGATGTGA
- the LOC123922789 gene encoding uncharacterized protein LOC123922789, with protein sequence MSNVKHHFKILNITGDNYITWNNNLTEYLACEGLDKILEGDNAEVQTADSQELAMKKSKVNRIIKHHLDDGLQTEYSNAKDPKILWDKLKARFGHQRKVLLPSLMDQWNKLRFQDYKSVVAYNSAMHQIIAQLEFCGVAITEEQKLEKTFSTFHASQVLLQQQYRMRGFTEYSDLVAALLVAEQNNELLIKNHQTRPTGTIAYPEINATTFNRGRGGHNRHKGRGGKAHFDGRGRNHGRNHFRGRGRGRGYMNNYRPPKYDQNNKNHQGKGHLLKKRERK encoded by the exons ATGTCAAACGTTAAGCATCATTTCAAAATTCTAAACATAACCGGAGATAATTACATAACATGGAACAACAACTTAACTGAGTACCTTGCATGTGAGGGGCTCGATAAAATTCTAGAAGGAGATAATGCAGAGGTGCAAACAGCTGACTCACAGGAATTAGCAATGAAAAAATCGAAAGTAAATCGGATAATTAAACACCACCTtgatgatggtttacaaacagAATATTCAAATGCCAAGGATCCCAAAATACTATGGGACAAACTTAAGGCAAGATTTGGACATCAGAGGAAAGTCCTGTTACCTTCATTAATGGATCAGTGGAACAAATTAAGGTTCCAAGATTATAAAAGTGTTGTTGCATATAACTCTGCCATGCACCAAATTATTGCACAATTAGAATTTTGCGGTGTGGCTATAACTGAAGAACAGAAATtggaaaaaacattttcaacttTCCATGCATCCCAAGTATTGTTGCAACAACAATATAGAATGAGGGGATTTACTGAGTACTCTGATTTGGTCGCAGCTCTTTTGGTGGCAGAACAAAACAATGAGCTCTTGATAAAAAACCACCAGACACGTCCCACAGGAACAATAGCATACCCCGAAATAAATGCAACAACATTTAATCGTGGGCGTGGTGGCCATAATCGTCATAAAGGACGAGGGGGTAAAGCTCATTTTGATGGTCGAGGCAGAAATCACGGTCGAAACCACTTTCGTGGTAGAGGTCGTGGACGAGGATATATGAATAATTATAGGCCTCCTAAATATGACCAAAATAATAAGAATCATCAAGGTAAAG GGCATCTGTTgaagaaaagggaaaggaaGTAA
- the LOC123881614 gene encoding probable disease resistance protein At5g66900 translates to MASILDAVIGKLVEELMSSVVEMKDRALKFKPTLERLETTLKSLAPLIKEIDEYNKKLDRSPKETDRLINQMKEGKKLVLKCSDKEQMKWWNCCYKKAEYQEKLEALDDEIKRFFELDLRAQDVRNGLETLVEIKEFRAEFRSGGLRNERIELRGVCLPPQPPGFTVGLDGPLNELKMRLLKDEVSVSVVTVTGSGGSGKSTLAKRFCWDEQVKGKFKENIFFITFAKTPKLNAIVRKIYQHTGYEVPEFQSDEDTFNQLEYLMKQIVKKSPILLVLDDVWLESVSLVDNFVFEIPNYKIMVTSRFAIARFGHPFVLKPLSEAHAINLFKHSASLTKTSSDVPDDVVKKIVRCCSGSPLALRVSGRSLSNEHQIVWLNRAKELSAGSSILDSSKDVLSCLQKSLDVLDSKSMECFRDLGLFPEDQRIPAAALIDMWAELRDDDEATAMERIYKLVNLNLADIIVTRKVASGAIDYNYHYVTQYGLLRDLAIRDTDQEADDKRNRLIIDTSANHLPSWWTSENEYRIAARILSISTDETFTTKWCNLQPTKVEALVINLREKKCTLPMFMKEMKILKVLIITNYDFYPAELDNFELLDHLTSLKRIRFEKISVPFLGKTIVHLNNLKNFSFFMCNVNKAFENCTIQDSEILPSLMEMNFDYCSDMVQLPNVISNIVSLKKLSITNCHNLCALHEGIGNLVNLESLRLSSCSDLSELPNSITNLHKLKFLDISGCISLSQLPENMCELEKLEKLNMRGCSSISELPSSIMELKGLKHVICDEEAAEKWEPFRSILGDLRIEVVQEDFNLNFLYN, encoded by the exons ATGGCTTCGATTCTAGATGCTGTTATTGGGAAATTAGTTGAAGAACTAATGAGTTCAGTAGTTGAAATGAAAGATAGAGCTTTGAAATTCAAACCAACTCTAGAACGTTTAGAAACAACTCTGAAATCATTAGCACCATTGATCAAAGAAATAGATGAATATAACAAGAAACTCGATCGATCGCCTAAAGAAACAGATAGATTAATCAATCAAATGAAAGAGGGAAAAAAACTTGTTCTTAAATGTTCTGATAAAGAACAAATGAAGTGGTGGAACTGTTGTTACAAAAAAGCAGAATATCAAGAGAAACTTGAAGCATTAGATGATGAGATTAAGAGATTCTTTGAGCTTGATTTGAGAGCACAAGATGTAAGAAATGGGTTGGAAACACTTGTGGAGATTAAGGAGTTTAGAGCTGAATTTAGAAGTGGTGGTTTGAGGAATGAAAGGATTGAATTAAGAGGTGTTTGTTTGCCACCTCAACCACCTGGTTTTACTGTTGGGTTGGATGGTCctttgaatgagttgaagatgAGATTGTTGAAGGATGAGGTTAGTGTTTCTGTTGTTACTGTTACTGGTTCTGGTGGTTCGGGGAAGTCTACCTTGGCGAAAAGGTTTTGTTGGGATGAACAAGTAAAAG GTAAATTCAAGGAAAATATCTTCTTCATTACCTTTGCAAAAACACCAAAGCTGAATGCTATAGTGCGGAAAATCTATCAACACACTGGTTACGAAGTTCCGGAGTTTCAAAGCGATGAAGACACGTTTAACCAATTGGAATATTTGATGAAACAAATTGTGAAAAAAAGTCCAATTTTGTTGGTCTTAGACGATGTTTGGCTGGAATCAGTATCACTTGTtgacaattttgtgtttgagATTCCAAACTACAAGATTATGGTTACATCAAGATTTGCAATTGCAAGATTTGGTCATCCATTTGTATTGAAACCTCTTTCTGAAGCACATGCTATAAATCTATTTAAGCATTCAGCATCCTTAACTAAGACCAGCTCAGATGTTCCTGATGATGTTGTCAAAAAG ATAGTAAGATGTTGCAGCGGTTCTCCCTTAGCACTTCGAGTGAGTGGCAGATCATTAAGTAACGAACATCAGATAGTTTGGCTTAACCGAGCGAAAGAATTATCAGCTGGTAGTTCGATTCTTGATTCTAGCAAAGACGTGCTTTCTTGTCTCCAAAAGAGCTTAGATGTGTTGGATTCTAAATCCATGGAGTGTTTTAGGGACTTGGGCTTATTTCCTGAAGACCAAAGGATCCCTGCTGCTGCCCTTATTGATATGTGGGCAGAATTAAGGGATGATGATGAGGCCACTGCAATGGAGAGAATTTATAAGCTAGTTAACCTTAACTTGGCTGATATTATTGTGACAAG AAAAGTTGCAAGTGGTGCGATTGATTACAACTATCACTATGTTACACAATACGGTCTTCTTAGGGATCTAGCCATCCGTGATACTGACCAAGAGGCAGATGATAAGAGGAATCGACTCATAATTGACACAAGCGCAAATCATCTTCCGTCATGGTGGACTTCAGAGAATGAGTATCGCATTGCAGCTCGCATATTATCCATATCAACTG ATGAAACATTCACTACAAAATGGTGCAACTTGCAGCCAACTAAAGTTGAGGCATTAGTGATAAACCTTAGAGAAAAGAAGTGCACATTACCAATGTTCATGAAGGAAATGAAAATACTAAAAGTTTTGATAATCACAAACTATGACTTCTATCCAGCTGAACTAGATAATTTCGAGCTGCTCGATCATCTAACGAGTCTCAAACGAATCAGATTTGAGAAAATTTCAGTTCCTTTCCTCGGAAAAACCATAGTTCACCTGAATAATCTTAAgaacttttcattttttatgtgCAATGTGAATAAAGCATTTGAAAATTGCACTATCCAAGATTCAGAAATTCTACCAAGTTTGATGGAGATGAATTTTGACTATTGCAGTGATATGGTGCAATTACCAAATGTGATTTCCAACATTGTATCCCTAAAGAAGCTTAGTATCACAAATTGTCATAATCTTTGTGCACTTCATGAAGGAATTGGAAATTTGGTTAATTTGGAATCACTAAGGCTAAGTTCATGCAGTGATTTATCAGAGTTACCAAATTCAATCACAAATCTTCATAAGCTAAAGTTTCTTGATATTTCAGGATGCATAAGCCTTAGTCAATTACCTGAAAATATGTGTGAGTTGGAGAAGTTAGAAAAACTTAATATGAGAGGTTGTTCAAGTATAAGTGAATTGCCATCATCAATTATGGAACTTAAGGGATTAAAGCATGTGATATGTGATGAAGAGGCTGCTGAAAAATGGGAACCTTTTAGAAGTATTCTTGGTGATCTAAGAATAGAGGTTGTTCAAgaagattttaatttaaattttctttacAATTAA